The following coding sequences are from one Malaciobacter pacificus window:
- a CDS encoding YqhA family protein has protein sequence MIEKLFEGAMWRTRMLILLAVIFGLIGSMILFIVGSVDIFEVLTYVVNVYSNGLHPKDFHEVIVSKIIGAVDIYLIAVVMLIFAFGLYELFISKIDVAEDSNKEQNILAITSLDQLKDKIAKVVVMVLVVGFFQRVLHTKYDGALEMLYFAISIMVLSIGLYFLGKVGKKEYKKEGH, from the coding sequence ATGATTGAAAAGCTTTTTGAAGGAGCTATGTGGCGAACAAGGATGTTAATTCTCCTTGCAGTCATTTTTGGACTAATAGGTTCAATGATTCTTTTTATAGTTGGTTCAGTTGATATTTTTGAAGTTTTAACTTATGTAGTTAATGTATATTCAAATGGATTACATCCAAAAGATTTTCATGAAGTAATAGTTAGTAAAATAATAGGTGCAGTAGATATTTATTTAATTGCTGTGGTAATGTTAATATTCGCTTTTGGTTTATATGAATTGTTTATTTCTAAAATTGATGTAGCTGAAGATTCAAATAAAGAACAAAATATATTAGCAATAACTTCTCTTGACCAATTAAAAGATAAAATTGCAAAGGTTGTTGTTATGGTACTTGTAGTTGGTTTTTTCCAAAGAGTACTTCATACTAAATATGATGGTGCTTTAGAGATGCTATATTTTGCAATATCTATAATGGTACTTTCAATAGGACTTTACTTCTTAGGTAAAGTTGGTAAAAAAGAATATAAGAAAGAAGGACACTAA
- a CDS encoding aspartate-semialdehyde dehydrogenase, whose protein sequence is MRKFNVAVVGATGAVGEELFRVLAEYDFPINNLVPLASSRSAGSTIEFKNKEYTVKELTETCFEENDVEIAFFSAGGSVSEKFAKFAVEAGAVVIDNTSHFRMDPNVPLVVPEVNPEDIVNWRETGIIANPNCSTIQMVLSLKPLDDLYGIKRVDVSTYQAVSGAGKTGMEELVKQMQDFFAFKLDETEIKAFAHQIALNVIPQIDVAQPNGFTKEEMKMVLETQKIMHKELQVAATCVRVPVLRSHSESITVTFEDGVEVDVDAARDALAAFDDVEVIDDLANNAYPMPIVSTDTDITYVGRIRRDVYAPNVLHYFNVADQVRVGAATNAVRIGLKWIEMENDI, encoded by the coding sequence ATGAGAAAATTTAATGTTGCAGTTGTTGGGGCTACTGGTGCCGTTGGTGAAGAGTTATTTAGAGTTTTAGCTGAGTATGATTTTCCTATCAATAATTTAGTACCACTAGCAAGTTCTAGAAGTGCGGGTTCAACAATTGAATTTAAAAATAAAGAGTACACTGTAAAAGAGTTGACAGAAACATGTTTTGAAGAAAATGATGTAGAAATTGCATTTTTTAGTGCAGGTGGTTCAGTTTCTGAAAAGTTTGCAAAATTTGCAGTGGAAGCAGGTGCTGTTGTAATTGACAATACAAGTCACTTTAGAATGGATCCAAATGTTCCATTAGTAGTTCCAGAAGTAAATCCTGAAGATATTGTAAATTGGAGAGAAACAGGAATTATTGCAAATCCTAACTGTTCAACAATTCAAATGGTATTATCTTTAAAACCATTAGATGATTTATATGGAATTAAAAGAGTTGATGTATCAACTTACCAAGCAGTAAGTGGTGCTGGTAAAACTGGTATGGAAGAGCTTGTAAAACAAATGCAAGACTTTTTCGCATTTAAATTAGATGAAACAGAAATCAAAGCATTTGCACACCAAATTGCTCTAAATGTAATTCCTCAAATTGATGTAGCTCAACCAAATGGATTTACTAAAGAAGAAATGAAAATGGTTTTAGAGACTCAAAAAATTATGCACAAAGAGCTTCAAGTAGCTGCAACTTGTGTTAGAGTTCCAGTTCTAAGATCACATTCAGAATCTATTACTGTAACTTTTGAAGATGGTGTAGAAGTTGATGTTGATGCTGCAAGAGATGCATTAGCTGCATTTGATGATGTGGAAGTAATTGATGATTTAGCAAATAATGCTTATCCAATGCCAATTGTATCAACTGATACTGATATTACTTATGTTGGAAGAATTAGAAGAGATGTTTATGCTCCAAATGTATTACATTATTTCAATGTTGCAGACCAAGTTAGAGTAGGAGCTGCTACAAATGCAGTTAGAATTGGTCTTAAATGGATTGAAATGGAGAATGACATTTAA
- the gyrA gene encoding DNA gyrase subunit A: MENLFENQDIIDINIEDSVKASYLDYSMSVIIGRALPDAKDGLKPVHRRILYAMHDLNISSKSAYKKSARIVGDVIGKYHPHGDTSVYDALVRMAQDFSMRAPLVDGQGNFGSIDGDNAAAMRYTEARMTKISEEVLRDIDKDTVNFVANYDDTMKEPAVLPTRVPTLLLNGSEGIAVGMATKIPPHNLSELLDAVLHVIDNPSATADELMEFIQGPDFPIGGTIFGRRGIIDAYNTGRGRVRIRAKHHIETRGKKEIIVLDELPYQVNKSRLIELIANLAKDKQIEGISEVRDESDREGIRVVIELKKDAMSEIVLNNLYKSTPMETTFGIILLAVHNKEPKVFTLPQLLNVFLSHRKTVIIRRTIFDLEKAKARAHILEGLKIAVDNIDEVVKIIRASSNDQEAKDSLMSRFDLSIIQAQAILDMRLGRLTGLNIEKLEAEYQELLALIAELEAILKSEEKLNEIIREELTDIKDRFSTNRRTEIEDSYDEIDIEDLIPNEPMVVTITHNGYVKRVPIKSYEKQRRGGKGKVAVTTHDDDFIEKFFVSNTHDTLMFITNMGQLYWLKVYRIPEGSRTAKGKAVVNLINLRPEEKIMAIIPTPDFDESKSLAFFTRNGIVKRTNLSEFSNIRSNGVRAIVLDDLDEIVTAKITDVETQFLMIFTSLGQCIRFEVDKTREQGRSTRGVRGIKFKHDTDFVVDADAITNEEQELLTVSEKGIGKRTQVEEYRCTNRAGSGVISMKLSGKTGNVIGEVLVDDTQDLMLLTSIGKMIRVDMNTIRKAGRNTSGVIIVNVDKDDKVVSIAKCPKEDEEIEVDENGNVIRYNEDGEIIESIDLESGESTTPSNEVKKENDTPSLIDNLEENKDEEE; the protein is encoded by the coding sequence GATTATTCTATGAGTGTAATCATCGGTAGAGCACTACCTGATGCTAAAGATGGACTAAAACCAGTTCACAGAAGAATTCTTTATGCTATGCATGATTTAAATATCTCTTCAAAATCTGCATATAAAAAATCTGCAAGAATTGTTGGAGATGTTATTGGTAAATATCACCCTCATGGAGATACATCTGTTTATGATGCATTAGTAAGAATGGCACAAGACTTCTCTATGAGAGCACCACTTGTTGACGGTCAAGGAAACTTCGGTTCTATTGATGGTGATAATGCTGCCGCGATGAGATATACAGAAGCTAGAATGACTAAGATTTCTGAAGAAGTTTTAAGAGATATTGATAAAGATACTGTAAATTTTGTTGCTAACTATGATGATACTATGAAAGAACCTGCTGTTCTTCCAACAAGAGTTCCAACACTTTTATTAAATGGAAGTGAAGGTATTGCAGTTGGTATGGCTACAAAAATTCCTCCTCATAACTTAAGTGAGTTATTAGATGCTGTTTTACATGTAATTGATAATCCAAGTGCTACAGCTGATGAATTAATGGAATTTATCCAAGGTCCAGATTTCCCAATAGGTGGTACTATCTTTGGTAGACGTGGTATTATTGATGCATATAATACTGGACGTGGAAGAGTTAGAATTAGAGCTAAACACCACATTGAAACTAGAGGTAAAAAAGAGATTATCGTTTTAGATGAACTACCATACCAAGTTAATAAATCAAGACTTATTGAGTTAATTGCAAATCTGGCAAAAGATAAGCAAATTGAAGGTATTTCAGAAGTTAGAGATGAGTCTGATAGAGAAGGTATTAGAGTTGTAATTGAGCTTAAAAAAGATGCAATGAGTGAGATTGTTTTAAACAATCTTTATAAATCAACTCCTATGGAAACTACATTTGGTATTATTTTACTTGCAGTGCATAACAAAGAACCAAAAGTATTTACATTACCACAACTTTTAAATGTTTTCTTATCGCATAGAAAAACAGTAATTATTAGAAGAACTATTTTTGATTTAGAAAAAGCAAAAGCAAGAGCACATATCTTAGAAGGTTTAAAAATTGCAGTTGATAATATTGATGAAGTAGTTAAAATTATTAGAGCTTCTTCTAATGACCAAGAGGCTAAAGATAGCTTAATGAGTAGATTTGATTTATCTATTATTCAAGCTCAAGCTATTTTAGATATGAGACTTGGAAGATTAACAGGTCTTAATATAGAAAAATTAGAAGCTGAATATCAAGAGTTACTAGCCTTAATTGCAGAACTTGAAGCTATTTTAAAATCTGAAGAAAAATTAAATGAAATTATTAGAGAAGAATTAACTGACATTAAAGATAGATTCTCAACTAATAGAAGAACTGAAATTGAAGATTCGTATGATGAAATTGATATTGAAGATTTAATTCCAAATGAACCAATGGTAGTAACTATTACTCATAATGGATATGTAAAAAGAGTTCCAATTAAATCTTATGAAAAACAAAGAAGAGGTGGTAAAGGTAAAGTAGCTGTTACTACACATGATGATGACTTTATTGAAAAATTCTTTGTATCTAATACCCATGACACATTAATGTTTATTACAAATATGGGTCAATTATATTGGTTAAAAGTTTACAGAATCCCTGAAGGATCTAGAACGGCTAAAGGTAAAGCAGTTGTTAATTTAATTAATTTAAGACCTGAAGAAAAGATCATGGCAATTATTCCAACACCTGATTTTGATGAGTCTAAATCTTTAGCATTCTTTACTAGAAATGGTATTGTAAAAAGAACTAATTTATCAGAGTTTAGTAACATTAGAAGTAATGGTGTAAGAGCAATTGTTCTTGATGATTTAGATGAAATTGTTACAGCTAAGATTACAGATGTTGAAACACAGTTCTTAATGATTTTCACAAGTCTTGGTCAATGTATTAGATTCGAAGTTGACAAAACAAGAGAACAAGGAAGATCTACAAGAGGTGTTAGAGGTATTAAGTTCAAACACGATACTGACTTCGTAGTTGATGCAGATGCTATTACAAATGAAGAACAAGAGTTATTAACAGTATCTGAAAAAGGTATTGGAAAAAGAACTCAAGTAGAAGAGTATAGATGTACAAATAGAGCAGGTTCAGGTGTAATTTCTATGAAACTTTCTGGAAAAACTGGAAATGTTATTGGAGAAGTTTTAGTTGATGATACACAAGACTTAATGCTATTAACTTCTATTGGAAAAATGATTAGAGTTGATATGAATACAATTAGAAAAGCTGGAAGAAATACTTCTGGAGTTATTATTGTAAATGTTGATAAAGATGATAAAGTTGTTTCAATTGCAAAATGTCCAAAAGAGGATGAAGAGATTGAAGTTGATGAAAATGGAAATGTTATTAGATATAACGAAGATGGTGAAATTATCGAGTCTATTGATTTAGAAAGTGGTGAATCTACAACCCCTTCTAATGAAGTTAAGAAAGAAAATGATACACCATCATTAATAGATAATTTAGAAGAAAATAAAGACGAGGAAGAGTAA